Proteins co-encoded in one Rudaeicoccus suwonensis genomic window:
- a CDS encoding FAD-binding oxidoreductase yields MIDELVTQLGPAQVLTDPDVTKSYLHDEAEWAPYGTARAVVRARNAADVQATVRWAIKHDVPVVARGAGTGLSGGANALDGCIVISLAKMNAIREINPLERIAVVEPGVVNDDLRAAVATEGLWYPPDPASSPWSTIGGNVGTNAGGVCCVKYGVTRDYVIALEVVTGTGEIVRLGRRTAKGVAGLDLVGLFVGSEGTLGIVTEITVKLRPLPDRGRTVIGYFDSMVDGGVAVREVARRGLTPSALELVDQTCLKAVDDLTHMGLSAEANVVLLGVVDEAGEAGAAAARQLQEAFTVGGATYVAETDDPEEADAMMAARRLAYPALERLGDLLTEDVCVPKEHVPEMLRRIDVIAAETDTTIASVAHAGDGNLHPLMITERGDDAARERAQRAFHRIVDECLDLGGTVTGEHGVGLLKMPGVAKELGPEVLAMQRAVKAALDPHGILNPGKVF; encoded by the coding sequence ATGATCGACGAACTGGTCACCCAACTCGGGCCTGCACAGGTGCTGACCGATCCGGATGTGACGAAGTCGTACCTGCACGACGAGGCCGAGTGGGCGCCATACGGCACGGCCCGGGCAGTGGTGCGCGCGAGGAATGCTGCCGACGTGCAGGCGACCGTGCGGTGGGCGATCAAGCACGACGTGCCGGTGGTCGCGCGCGGAGCGGGCACAGGACTGTCCGGTGGGGCGAACGCACTTGACGGCTGCATCGTCATCTCCCTGGCAAAGATGAACGCAATCCGCGAGATCAACCCGTTGGAACGCATCGCCGTCGTCGAACCAGGCGTCGTCAACGACGACCTGCGTGCTGCCGTCGCGACCGAGGGACTCTGGTATCCGCCCGACCCGGCCAGTTCGCCGTGGTCGACCATCGGCGGCAATGTCGGCACGAACGCCGGCGGCGTGTGCTGCGTGAAGTATGGCGTGACGCGTGACTACGTCATCGCTCTTGAGGTCGTGACCGGCACCGGTGAGATCGTGCGCCTCGGCCGCCGCACCGCCAAGGGAGTCGCCGGGCTCGACCTGGTGGGCCTGTTCGTCGGGTCGGAGGGGACGCTCGGCATCGTCACCGAGATCACCGTCAAGCTGCGGCCACTGCCGGATCGCGGCCGCACCGTCATCGGATACTTCGACTCCATGGTCGACGGCGGAGTCGCGGTCCGCGAGGTCGCCCGTCGCGGGCTGACGCCGTCGGCGCTCGAACTCGTCGACCAGACCTGCCTCAAGGCCGTCGACGATCTGACCCACATGGGCCTGTCCGCGGAAGCGAATGTCGTGCTGCTCGGTGTGGTCGACGAAGCGGGGGAGGCGGGCGCTGCGGCTGCGCGGCAACTGCAGGAGGCGTTCACCGTCGGTGGTGCGACCTATGTCGCCGAGACCGACGACCCGGAGGAAGCCGACGCGATGATGGCCGCCCGACGGCTGGCGTACCCCGCGCTGGAGCGGCTCGGTGACCTGCTGACCGAGGATGTCTGCGTACCCAAGGAGCACGTGCCGGAGATGCTGCGGCGCATCGACGTCATCGCCGCCGAGACCGACACCACCATCGCCAGCGTCGCGCATGCCGGCGACGGCAACCTGCACCCCTTGATGATCACCGAGCGTGGCGACGACGCGGCGCGCGAGCGAGCACAACGCGCCTTTCACCGCATCGTCGACGAGTGCCTCGACCTCGGCGGCACCGTCACCGGCGAGCACGGAGTCGGCCTGCTGAAAATGCCCGGCGTCGCCAAGGAACTCGGTCCCGAGGTGCTCGCCATGCAGCGCGCGGTCAAAGCGGCACTCGATCCGCACGGAATCCTCAACCCCGGCAAGGTCTTCTGA
- the recA gene encoding recombinase RecA, with translation MAAAPKSGGNDKLKSLDTVMAQIEKQHGKGAIMRLGDDVRPPIDVIPTGAIALDVALGIGGLPRGRVVEVYGPESSGKTTVALHAVANAQRAGGIAAFIDAEHALDPEYAKKLGVDTDSLLVSQPDTGEQALEIADMLIRSGSLDIIVIDSVAALVPRAEIEGEMGDSHVGLQARLMSQALRKITGALNNTGTTAIFINQLREKIGVMFGSPETTTGGKALKFYASVRLDVRRIETLKDGTDAVGNRTRVKVVKNKVSPPFKQAEFDILYGQGISREGGLIDMGVEQGFVRKSGAWYTYEGDQLGQGKENARNFLRDNPDLADELEKKIKEKLGIGPQADKPALEAVADAAVDF, from the coding sequence ATGGCAGCAGCACCCAAATCCGGTGGCAACGACAAACTGAAGTCGCTCGACACCGTGATGGCACAGATCGAAAAGCAGCACGGTAAGGGCGCCATCATGCGTCTTGGCGATGACGTCCGTCCGCCGATCGACGTTATTCCGACTGGTGCGATCGCACTCGACGTCGCACTCGGCATCGGCGGCCTGCCGCGCGGTCGCGTGGTCGAGGTCTACGGTCCCGAGTCCTCCGGTAAGACCACGGTCGCGCTGCACGCGGTCGCCAACGCCCAGCGGGCTGGCGGTATCGCGGCGTTCATCGACGCCGAGCACGCGCTCGACCCCGAATACGCCAAGAAGCTCGGCGTCGACACCGACTCGCTGCTGGTCAGCCAGCCCGACACCGGTGAGCAGGCACTCGAGATTGCCGACATGCTGATCCGCTCCGGCTCACTGGACATCATCGTGATCGACTCGGTCGCCGCACTCGTGCCGCGCGCTGAAATCGAGGGCGAGATGGGTGACAGTCACGTCGGTCTGCAGGCCCGGTTGATGTCGCAGGCGTTGCGCAAGATCACCGGTGCCCTCAACAACACTGGCACGACGGCGATCTTCATCAACCAGCTCCGCGAGAAGATCGGTGTCATGTTCGGCTCGCCCGAGACGACCACCGGTGGTAAGGCGCTGAAGTTCTACGCGTCGGTCCGCCTGGACGTGCGACGGATCGAGACGCTGAAGGACGGCACCGATGCGGTCGGCAACCGCACCCGCGTCAAGGTCGTCAAGAACAAGGTCTCCCCGCCGTTCAAGCAGGCCGAGTTCGACATCCTCTACGGCCAGGGCATCTCCCGCGAGGGCGGCCTGATCGACATGGGTGTGGAGCAGGGCTTCGTGCGCAAGTCCGGCGCCTGGTACACCTACGAGGGCGACCAGCTGGGTCAGGGCAAGGAGAACGCGCGTAACTTCCTGCGCGACAACCCCGACCTGGCCGATGAGCTGGAGAAGAAGATCAAGGAAAAGCTCGGCATCGGCCCGCAGGCGGACAAGCCCGCACTTGAGGCCGTCGCCGACGCCGCAGTCGACTTCTGA
- a CDS encoding cysteine hydrolase family protein has product MTALIVVDMQVAFVQGEGASPQMPTVLPAVETQLRSARAAGALVVFLQNDGSRGADDEPHTPGWRLALEPSKGEVVIRKPEDSGFVGTDLSPLLARHQVNAVSVCGVMSEMCVAATVRDAEREGLTVVLAHDSHGTHPVPAYADGDIEVTAEQAARAAEWSLGDSIWIPPTGAEIAFARPSSQ; this is encoded by the coding sequence GTGACTGCGCTGATCGTGGTCGATATGCAGGTGGCATTCGTTCAGGGCGAGGGCGCTTCCCCGCAGATGCCCACTGTGCTTCCGGCCGTGGAGACGCAGCTTCGATCCGCTCGAGCCGCCGGCGCCTTGGTCGTGTTCTTGCAGAACGATGGATCCCGTGGCGCGGACGACGAGCCACACACGCCGGGTTGGCGACTGGCACTGGAGCCATCGAAGGGCGAAGTAGTGATCCGCAAACCGGAAGACAGTGGCTTCGTCGGCACCGACCTCTCACCTTTGTTGGCACGTCACCAAGTCAACGCCGTGTCCGTCTGCGGGGTCATGTCCGAGATGTGCGTCGCCGCTACCGTCCGCGACGCGGAACGCGAGGGTCTAACCGTGGTTCTTGCGCATGACAGTCATGGCACACACCCGGTGCCCGCCTACGCCGACGGCGACATTGAAGTCACTGCTGAGCAGGCAGCACGGGCTGCGGAATGGTCTCTCGGTGACTCGATCTGGATCCCCCCGACAGGCGCTGAAATCGCGTTCGCTCGACCTTCATCCCAGTAG
- the miaB gene encoding tRNA (N6-isopentenyl adenosine(37)-C2)-methylthiotransferase MiaB, whose translation MSEAIRTYEVRTHGCQMNVHDSERIAGLLETAGYVDVAGLATSQRPDNPDVVVFNTCAVRENAAGKLYGQLGQLRPAKSAHPDMQIAVGGCLAQKDQGDIVSRAPWVDVVFGTHNVGSLPVLLERARHNREAQVEILESLETFPSTLPTRRDSAYSGWVSISVGCNNTCTFCIVPSLRGKEKDRRPGEVLAEVRALVEQGVVEVTLLGQNVNTYGVEFGDRLAFGKLLRACGEIEGLERVRFTSPHPAAFTDDVIDAMAETPNVMPSLHMPLQSGSDKVLRDMRRSYRSAKFLGIIDRVRERMPDAAITTDIIVGFPGETEADFEETLRVVREARFSSAFTFQYSIRPGTPAAELPDQLPKAVVQQRFDRLIAVQEEVSWAGNRAIEGRTVEVLVAPGEGRKDAQTHRMSGRARDNRLVHFAVPEGVERPRPGDLVTVDVTYGAPHHLVADSGRDGGTWSVRRTAGGDAWAALQGENSGTPEGAGRKPAVSLGMPSVGAPVAMPSSAGACCQD comes from the coding sequence ATGAGCGAGGCGATCAGGACCTACGAGGTGCGCACCCACGGGTGCCAGATGAATGTCCACGACTCCGAGCGGATCGCGGGTCTGCTGGAGACCGCCGGGTATGTCGATGTCGCCGGGCTGGCGACCTCGCAACGCCCGGACAACCCGGATGTCGTCGTCTTCAACACCTGCGCGGTGCGCGAGAACGCCGCCGGCAAGCTCTACGGCCAACTCGGTCAGTTGCGCCCGGCCAAGAGCGCTCATCCGGACATGCAGATCGCCGTCGGCGGCTGCCTGGCGCAAAAGGACCAGGGCGACATCGTCTCGCGGGCGCCGTGGGTCGATGTCGTCTTCGGAACCCACAACGTCGGCTCGCTGCCGGTGCTGCTCGAACGCGCCCGCCACAACCGCGAGGCGCAGGTCGAGATCCTCGAATCGCTGGAGACCTTTCCGTCCACGCTGCCGACGCGGCGTGACTCGGCATACAGCGGCTGGGTCTCGATCTCGGTCGGCTGCAACAACACCTGCACCTTCTGCATCGTGCCGTCGCTGCGCGGCAAGGAGAAGGACCGCCGTCCGGGCGAAGTGCTCGCCGAGGTGCGCGCGCTCGTCGAGCAGGGCGTCGTCGAGGTGACCCTGCTGGGACAGAACGTCAACACCTACGGCGTCGAGTTCGGCGACCGGTTGGCGTTCGGCAAGCTGCTGCGCGCCTGCGGAGAGATCGAGGGCCTGGAGCGCGTGCGCTTCACCTCTCCGCACCCGGCCGCCTTCACCGACGACGTGATCGATGCGATGGCCGAGACGCCCAACGTCATGCCGTCGCTGCACATGCCGCTGCAATCCGGCTCGGACAAGGTGCTGCGCGACATGCGGCGCTCCTACCGGTCGGCGAAGTTCCTCGGCATCATCGACCGGGTCCGCGAACGTATGCCGGATGCGGCGATCACCACCGACATCATCGTGGGATTTCCCGGTGAGACCGAGGCCGATTTCGAGGAGACGCTGCGCGTGGTGCGCGAGGCTCGATTTTCCTCGGCCTTCACTTTCCAGTACTCCATCCGGCCCGGCACACCTGCAGCCGAGTTGCCCGACCAGTTGCCGAAAGCTGTTGTGCAGCAACGCTTCGACCGGCTCATCGCGGTGCAGGAAGAAGTCTCGTGGGCGGGTAACCGTGCCATCGAAGGCCGCACCGTCGAGGTGCTGGTCGCACCGGGTGAGGGCCGCAAGGACGCACAGACGCACCGTATGTCGGGGCGCGCTCGCGACAACCGTCTCGTGCACTTCGCGGTGCCGGAGGGTGTCGAGCGCCCGCGTCCTGGTGACCTGGTGACGGTCGACGTCACGTATGGCGCTCCGCACCACCTCGTCGCCGACTCTGGTCGCGATGGTGGCACGTGGTCGGTGCGCCGCACTGCCGGCGGTGACGCGTGGGCGGCTCTGCAGGGCGAGAATTCGGGCACGCCCGAGGGTGCCGGGCGCAAGCCCGCGGTCTCGCTCGGTATGCCGTCGGTGGGCGCGCCCGTCGCGATGCCGTCGAGTGCGGGCGCCTGCTGCCAGGACTGA
- a CDS encoding regulatory protein RecX, with translation MNPFDRQTDSLPDFIDPAEVVIGPWAGSGAGGDTDDIAINDAGSRPARARSSRRPVQPDRTPRHRREPPLDRTDNDADPHEVARGIVLRQLAAAPRSRKQLADKLRERGCDDDVAQVVLDRMEDVGLIDDEAYAGTLVRSEQMKRGLARRALAQELRRKGISDDIAREQLDTINEDGERERAAALVAKKLRSMHGLDATVQTRRLAGMLARKGYSSSVSWSVIREAIADAPEHQRD, from the coding sequence ATGAATCCCTTTGACAGACAAACAGATTCGCTGCCGGATTTCATCGATCCAGCAGAAGTGGTCATCGGTCCCTGGGCAGGTTCAGGCGCTGGTGGCGACACCGACGACATCGCCATCAACGATGCCGGGAGTCGTCCGGCGCGGGCGCGGAGTAGCCGCCGCCCGGTGCAACCGGACCGCACGCCACGCCATCGTCGCGAGCCGCCACTGGACCGGACCGACAATGATGCGGACCCGCATGAGGTCGCCCGCGGCATCGTCCTGCGCCAACTCGCCGCAGCTCCGCGCAGTCGCAAACAGTTGGCCGACAAGCTCCGAGAGCGCGGCTGCGACGACGACGTCGCACAGGTGGTGCTCGATCGCATGGAAGACGTCGGCCTCATCGATGACGAGGCGTATGCCGGGACGCTCGTCCGCTCCGAGCAGATGAAGCGCGGTCTGGCACGTCGAGCGCTGGCGCAGGAGTTACGGCGCAAGGGCATCAGCGACGACATCGCACGCGAGCAGTTGGACACGATCAACGAGGACGGCGAACGCGAACGCGCCGCCGCCCTGGTTGCCAAGAAGTTGCGCTCGATGCACGGTCTCGACGCGACTGTGCAAACCCGGCGATTGGCGGGAATGCTTGCCCGTAAAGGCTATTCGTCGTCAGTGTCATGGTCGGTGATCCGTGAGGCCATCGCCGATGCGCCCGAACACCAACGCGACTAG
- a CDS encoding LysE family translocator, whose translation MSVMVSLLPLLGAWVIAVIAPGPDFLAVLRTSAAHGRRAGLQVGAGVVSGIACWATLALVGLSTLLARYEHLYLVIRTVGAVLLVAYGLRVLWSTRRRAGDEIRDTEAESRPRGMRTVQHWRLGLFTNLANPKALIFFGALFAALLPHGLGVAGRLGLLVVMLTMALTWFAVVTVCAASRPVVSAYNRLQRTIDRVAGGLFAAIGLTLLPR comes from the coding sequence ATGAGCGTCATGGTGTCGCTGCTGCCGCTGCTCGGCGCCTGGGTGATCGCCGTCATCGCGCCCGGCCCGGACTTCCTCGCTGTCTTGCGGACCTCCGCTGCACACGGCCGCCGAGCCGGTCTGCAGGTCGGCGCAGGCGTCGTCAGCGGCATCGCCTGCTGGGCGACGCTCGCCCTGGTGGGTCTGAGCACGCTGCTCGCGCGATACGAACACCTGTATCTCGTGATCCGTACGGTCGGCGCAGTGCTGCTCGTTGCATACGGCCTCCGCGTGTTGTGGTCGACCCGCCGCCGGGCCGGCGACGAGATTCGCGACACCGAAGCAGAATCGCGGCCGCGAGGAATGCGCACGGTGCAGCACTGGCGACTCGGCCTGTTCACCAATCTGGCCAACCCCAAGGCGTTGATCTTCTTCGGCGCCCTTTTCGCAGCGTTGCTGCCCCACGGCCTCGGCGTCGCCGGTCGCCTCGGGCTCCTCGTGGTGATGCTGACCATGGCGCTGACCTGGTTCGCCGTTGTCACCGTGTGCGCCGCTTCGCGACCAGTGGTGTCGGCATACAACCGCTTGCAGCGCACGATCGACCGAGTGGCTGGTGGTCTCTTTGCCGCCATCGGCTTGACCCTGCTGCCGCGCTGA
- a CDS encoding GNAT family N-acetyltransferase, which translates to MMHNVTLGWRTPVEDAELVDLTIARGGVAEPGWWDRIRPHSLGWVAARTSDDKLVGFVNVAWDGCDHAFLIDTKTHPSHQHQGLGTTVVKLAISETRSAGCEWLFVDYVADLA; encoded by the coding sequence ATGATGCACAACGTGACACTCGGTTGGCGGACACCGGTCGAGGACGCGGAGCTTGTCGACCTCACGATTGCACGTGGCGGAGTCGCCGAACCCGGATGGTGGGATCGAATCCGACCGCACTCTCTCGGTTGGGTCGCTGCGAGAACGTCCGACGACAAGCTTGTCGGATTCGTCAATGTCGCCTGGGATGGTTGCGATCATGCCTTCCTGATCGACACGAAGACTCACCCCAGTCATCAGCATCAGGGCCTCGGAACCACGGTTGTCAAGCTTGCGATCTCCGAAACGCGTTCTGCGGGATGCGAGTGGCTCTTCGTCGACTACGTCGCTGATCTGGCCTAG